The DNA sequence CGGGCAGCTGACTCGTTCGATGACAACTTCAGCAAAAGCTGCCCGGCGAGGAACTTCAAGACCTCCGAAGACGGGCAGATCTGGCACCTCTCCCTCGATCATGATGCAGGTGTGATAGctttaacaaattaaatattattagtatttagtgatataataatatgatcaTCAGCGAGTTGAATTTGGTAGGTTGTGGGTTTACGACGAAGCAGAGCTACAGATTCGGGTGGTTCAGCATGAAGCTGAAGCTCGTCGGAGGGGATTCTGCGGGAGTCGTCACTGCCTATTATGTGAGTACAGATTTTGGCGGGGGTGTTTATTATGTATTGTGGACTAGCTATAGGTTGATGATGAGAATGGAAACAGATGTGCTCGGATTGCTCGGAAAAAGGAGTGGGGCCGGAGAGGGATGAGGTGGACATTGAGTTCTTGGGGAACCGGACCGGGGAGCCGTAGAGGACTGGAGAAGACGGACTGGAAGAATGCACCATTCGTATCATCATACACGGACTTCAACGTGGATGCGTGCCAGTGGAAGGACCCCTATCCGGACTGCGTCTCCACCACCACGGACAATTGGTGGGACCAGTACCCGGCGTGGCACCTCAACGATGATCAGAAGCTGGACTACGCCTGGGTGCAGAGGAACCTTGTTATCTATGACTATTGCAAGGATACTAAGAGGTTTCCTACTTTGCCTGAAGAGTGTTGGCTCAGCCCCTATGCTTAAATATTTCTtcactattaaatttttgccattcttttttcttttcccacATTTCTATTGATGCAATTTATTGATATCTTACTCAAATTATGATGTATTTGTTTGAAGAGGGGGAGAGAAAAACACtagttttctttatttttattctactctGTCAATTGGAATCAATTTTGCACATGCTTTTCAATGATGATTTATTTAGTAATACTATCACATGTACCACGAAGTTTAGAAGCAGTCCAGTTGACTtgttacatatatattggttgaaataatagtacaaCAAAAGTAGCCTTGTCTGGCTTTCTTTTCCTTTACCAATATTCGAcctaaatataattacaaatatgTAAGATCATAACGACAAGTTGAGACAAACCATAAAATATAGACAACACATAATTTTCGGAATTGCGGAAACAaacatttataattatagaCAACATAATTTTTGGATGATTATGATAGTATGTACTTCCCccatcccaataaatatgaaacaattgcttttcggcacaagatCTTATgcagtgttattttgtgagttaaagaaagagagagtaaagtaaaatagaggtaaaaatagaaataacattatttctattttaagaaacttttcatttttaatgggataacctaaaaagaaaaatatttcatttctaataaaaCATCTAACgagaaaatggagtatatttttagagTTGTCAAATAGGTTGAGCTTGTTCAGCCTACAACATGTCTAGTTTTGGGCTTCCCAACATGGCAGAGGCTCACCACCAAAGTGAGATTGGCTAAGTTAGATTGGTTTCTTTCGATAAAATTGGACCTAGTTTAGGCCAGGCCTACTTAGGgtgtctccggtggcgcccctcccactcgCCTCTCCATTAGCCCTTCCCATAAAAACTGCATGTcacgtcagcactagcccttcccattccactgccacatcactagcccttcccactgtactagcccttcccacaattaaattaattcacaattaaatttaaaattcacggaattaaaattcgacacgaatacgaacgggaaatacgaaaattacattaaaaaaaaattacataattaaaaaaattacataatttttaaaaaaacatagtttaaaaataaaattacataataccctcggctctcactcctcctcctaaattatctttaatttgatatatgttatatgaatttaaagttttgggatttcttttaaaagttagttataactaaacatgtagttaattgacattaatacccctattgatattttttggaattaatcctatggccttattgacgtttttcgttgatcgtattgacatttagggattaatgatctaagcccttaatttgaatatctaatgactattatttaattgtagttagcaattaagttatgagttagcaatataacactccccttatggtagtatataatattttgtattttcactAACAGTTTATGTGTGTTTATTGGATAATTTTagaattactaaaatattatactattatttattaaataaacgtttatattcatatctatcttatttcaattatttccgaaataatactataaattaatataaaaaaattgtttaagcataattaaaattatattggactaaattaaagagaaatcATTATATACTAGAATTTGTGATCAATAAATGGTAAAGTCTAATCATTTTATCATCTTCTATCTTTTATAAAAGAGTAccccactcatttttattcttcAACAAGTTCAACTCTCAACGAAATTCTCTACTCCAAATCGCATTTACATGGTGATCAACATTAACTCCATTAGATTCATGAATGAACATTAGATCATCCTTTACCCCACCATTgcgtcattttaacacaaacctatatatgtatatatgaaaaaagtCCTATACGTATATCTTGCTTCCTCTAAatcctaataaaatttatggttATGCCCAGAGACGGACTAGAAATACAAATTAGCCGGTgctgaaatttaataaaatattattattattattattattattattattattattattatttattatttcaatttgttaTTCCGATAAATTTGTAATAGATCAAATCAAGccaaaaattagtactcctattttgtttaaatatgaaaacaagCTATCATAAAtgttgagaaataaaaaattaagttcaaTGTGGTATTAGATCAAAATACATTTATAAAAGGAGGTATTagaataaaaactaatttagttgttgtaattttgttatttggtttttaatttgatgttgtGTATTTCAAATAGTAAGTTATTCGaataggttttttttttttaatttgatgttatGTACTAGTAACATAAATTAGAtgaatctaattaaatataataaggctttaattaaataaagtcgtttaattattttaataaaataaaataaataatctcaaAAACCAAACTCATTCATTAACTTttcaaatactccatttaaatTGGGtcatttgaccaaattaatcaaaagtcaaaacccATTTAAAAAGGGCCCAATTGAACAAAAGCTAAAAACGCTGCCGTATCTTATTCTTCCTCCCATCTgcaattttttcctttcttcttcgcCGATGCAgttttattctctctaatctcaaaatacaacaaaattattaagtCTTAAATATAAATGGGTCCGGCGCCGCCAAGCCCCCGCTGGAGCGGTGGCTGGGCCAACTCTATCTCCGTCCCTGGTTATGCCCCTGATGTGCCTATATATGTGTCATGTGTGTAGTTTATGTATTATGTGTGTATATGGTGTGTTAAAGTTCTCAATGttataactatttaaaatttcaaaaactccatttagttttattcaaaCTATAGAATTGagataatataaaattctaattaattttaattcgaAGTATTTATGCAACAAcaaacattaatttgaaattgaagatttcaattcaattctacCCCTCAATTTCATGATACCAATCAAAGTCTTATagcaaaatttataaattattctaGTTAGTTACTACAGTTAATACCAAAGATTTTTTCAATGTCCATTCTAAAAGTAGTGGCCAATAAGTAAGCAAACATAGAAATAGTCATCGTTAAAAAATCTAGAGACGTGTCTATCTATAAtaccaaaatattaatacCAATATAACAGTTGGATAAATACATGTCCATACAATTTATATAGCtagaatcaaataaatatgGCTATAGAATCAATCAATCGCCGTAACTTGCTGGACAAAGCCTTTATGCGGAAAGTCGATGTAGCTTCTATCCCTTTTCGTTTCAACAAGATTCACACTAAAACATTAAGaaacataattaatatagattcgaaattattttacatatacATATTAATGCCATCTTATTCATTTCCTGTCTGAAAAATGATTTTCGCAGTAGTTCTTGATTTCCCCAGCACTTCTTCCAGGAATTCTTCCAGCAATTATCGACCATCTGATTgcatataattaaaagatgatagtattaaaaaatactagaaattgGTGACACATTGAATGAAAgctataaaattagtacttaTTCACCTCTCTCCCACCAGCTTATACATCCTCAAAATCAAGTCTTTTTCATCGTTTGAGAAGTTATCTACTTCCTCGTCACATCTCCTTCTTGCTTCTGCAACTCATGTTTCATTAaagaaatatagtactagttgTTATAGCGTTGTAGAAAAGGAATGTGGGAAGGAAAGTTACCTTTATAGATAGAATGGACATCGGAAGAAGACATCTGTGAACTGGCCATTCCACTCCCTAATTTAGCTATGTCACACAAAACTAACGAGAtgtttatttatagaaatagtACGAGATAAGAATGGCCCACAAaagaagtaattttaatttatctacaCATGTCTTGATGttaatttgatgtattttactttaaacCATATAGGTGTTAATACGGGTACCCCCAGTTACCCGACccgaaaataaaattcaatactTGACCTGAAGTGTGTTTTGGTTACCTAATCCCCGACAAAGTATCCGAACCCGATGAATCAGATCACTTTACATATGTTGTGAATTGAATTTTTCcatataagaataaaaaacataacaatTTCTTATCTTTATTAATGCTAATTGTGTGtgtttatgaatatttaaaattcatcCAAACGACtaacaaaatacaacaatgaagagtatactatatttttgtgtgcattttatttttcaaaacaaatcaaagatGACTTTGAGGAGAGAGTTTTTTGTAATTGCAACGCTACGACGAAATTAAGAGCATGCACAACGGTGCCTTGGGGAAGAGCTGTGCTCGTGCCATTGGCACGGCACGCGACAAGCTCACCGTTGTGCTCGTGCCAAATttgaagattattttttagaagaaataaattgattaggattgacattgttacccttttcaatttatttaataattttaaattttagaatataatcCATTTagatattatactccctccgtcccgactaagatgacacattgcttagccggcacgagattttaggagttattggttaaagtgtttaattggagagagaaggtgaatgtaagtattaaagtagagagataaagaaagatgaatattttaataggagtgagaaaaagtggttgagtgtattaattggagagagaaagttactaaaaaaaagaaatatatcaTCTTAgctaggacaaactaaaagggaaaacgtgtcatcttaagtgggacggagggagtactaaatttctaaatttaataGTTAAAAATTGTTCTTAATTATTACTCACTGAGAtctagttaattttttaatacaatatgctgcaaatatttagattttagacCATATATTTTTCGATGAATTACTAACTctgaactatttttttattattcgaatAATAAATTACGTGTACCTCACCATTTAGATATTTACATGTATGGATAAAGcaataatttcttgttttttttgctttttcttttccttcaaTACCGAATATTGAAACAATGTAGAAACAATTAATACTTACCATTTGTagtaaagtgaaatgtgactttAATAGTGGGACGAACTGAAATGctaaaatgtgactcttattgtgggaagGAAGTAGTAATGTGTTTTATCCTTGCATAAAAGTCTTTCATATTTGTTGGAGTCCAGTTTTTTATAAAGAGAATGAATCTTTTTCTCGAAGGATCAGAAAAAGAGCCCAGATCTACTACGGGAATGATTTGGAAgatccaaaacaaaaaatagtgGTATTTGCGAGCAACAACTTAATGGAAGCAGTCAATCAATATAGATTTATCTCAACGCTGATTCAAATCCAATGTAGTACATGTGCGTACATAAGAATGTAATGAATCAATTCTTTTTAATGAGTCGATCCGACCGCAACTTCGAATATGGAATTCAAAGGGATCAAATAGGAAATGATATTCTGAATCATATAACTACAATGAAATATATGATCAACCaacatttatcaaaattgaaaaagagcTAGAAGAAACGGTTTGATCCTCTTATCTTGATTTCTCGAACCGACTAGAGATTCATAAATCGGAATCCTAATGCATGTTGATACATTTTGTAGCTGAAgattgcaaaaaataaataaattcgctagacaaaatctatttaAGTCATTAAGTGAATTTATCTTATTCATGCTTTGAACTTGAATTGCATGGAAAAcgtatttaatattaattcttgCACATGTAAATACATTCTATAACATGAATTACTATGGATTATGATACCACCGTTTGATTCTCTAAAGAATTGTAAGTATATGGCTAACAAGTTCTCCACGTATCGTGTCATACTCAATCTTAGATTTTCTGATCTATTTCCAAATTGAAATTCTGATCTAATTTGTAGTATAAGATAATTTAAGAGTGATCAAGTTCATATTAGTTTGAGATTGAGTCCGAGACTCGTTTAAACTCATAAACTTGTGAAGTTCACAAGGAATGCTTCTACTACAACATAGCTAACTACAAGATAGTTAATGTTGCAAAGATTTTAATAGTATGAGTGTATGACTATCTTGGTGTTTAGTGGAAATATTGATTTCTCTTACTTTGATGAGAGTTACCAAATCTTTAGgcatttaattcattatttaatggACAATCTTAGAGGACCATCTTATTGGTCCAAATATTTAGGCATTTAGTCATTacttgatttttaaatttaaatataggTTCATGTGACATTATTTAAGGAAAGCTATCTTACGTGAATTCTTCTAGCAACAACGGACCATTGATAGacatataatcaaaatcaagaaactaaaaattggACATATATATGAAGACTGTATAgtagggagatgatcaaacaAGTATGCATTTAAATTCAGAAATGCAGTCTAAATCTTGGTCCTAGGATTAGAAGATCTAAAggtcaataattaatcaataatacGGAAGGTCATAGCTAAacagttttaggtcatattataagatttgtgtttaatgtcatgttaagatcattttaggtcatgctttgttagtaTGACCTAAAtttaaactaactatgacctaaaattGCCCTACGCATAATAttgttctgcgtttctgtatttaaatctagttttcatagatcaaaacccgtGTGTAGTATACTAGTATGAAATTGCAATTCATTTGATTACAAATATATGAAGCCAAAGAACaaaatagtttaaatttaACTAGACCTCTAGGTGCAAATTTCGTGTAACTGGATTGTTCAATAGGAAACAGTACCCTCGACACGTTTGAGAGGACCTTAAATGTGCAAAATCAATAATGATCGTACTATCATTTAATAAAGGGTCCCCTTTTTCTCCACCggataaattcaaaaaaaattggcGGTACATGAATAAGATGATAATGGaatttaaacaccaaagatattattgatataggcagattaacataaaaatacaGAAACAAACAGAGCCTCAAAACTCAGAAGTCAAAAGTGTATATAAAGGTGAAACTATGATCTTTGCCAGACAAAAAAGTGGTAACATGTTTTAAGTGTCAATATATATACAGCATCCACacacacaaattaaaagaagaaGACAAACAAAGAATTATGAGTGTATAATTAGAAAAAGCACCATGAATCTTTATGTGTTCCTTTTCTTTATAATGTATGGATATATTAGTGATCAATATCCAGGGACGtctaatgatatttataaataataggGATTGCACGTAATGTTCATAAACTAAAAAtgcagtttttttttataaacaaacCCTTTATAATTCTTCGAAATTCAAGTGTTATTTATGTTGTATAACTGTTACTCgtctttttcatatttgacaATAAGATATCTTCCTTATGGTAATCTCACTGTCACTCTTAGACTAGATTTCTATGCTATAAATATTGGGTATGAAGATTTCAATTGGTGCGagaaatcaattttgatttgtctACTTTGCATATTAATCTACTAAATGGaattttataaactttaatttcgaataaaaattagttatatacaGAAATAGTCTGCATTACAATATCTAGAggagtattatattactaCCAAATTGAGTAATATAGCAGTTGGATAGATACATTGTCGTATAATATATGATGCTAGCTTTActgtaatttattaattacaaca is a window from the Salvia hispanica cultivar TCC Black 2014 chromosome 1, UniMelb_Shisp_WGS_1.0, whole genome shotgun sequence genome containing:
- the LOC125188048 gene encoding probable xyloglucan endotransglucosylase/hydrolase protein 8 gives rise to the protein MKEDRKNNHIFGILLGTLLLAVFSPFSRAADSFDDNFSKSCPARNFKTSEDGQIWHLSLDHDAGCGFTTKQSYRFGWFSMKLKLVGGDSAGVVTAYYMCSDCSEKGVGPERDEVDIEFLGNRTGEP
- the LOC125212435 gene encoding transcription factor MYB114-like; its protein translation is MASSQMSSSDVHSIYKEARRRCDEEVDNFSNDEKDLILRMYKLVGERWSIIAGRIPGRSAGEIKNYCENHFSDRK